The Alphaproteobacteria bacterium nucleotide sequence TTGCCGCAAGCAATACATGTTGATGATCGTGGCATGGGAACACGTCAATTAATTTATCGTCTTCATCCAAACGCATAGCAATTTTGCCATTGCTCATAACATTGTGGAAATCCGACAAATCATTGCGACGCACATTTCCTTTTTGCGTGGCAAACATAATATGCATGTCGTCCCAAAGCGCTTCATCTTCAGGTAGCGGCATGAAATTATGTATAGTTTCACCATCTTCGAGAGGGAAAATATTTACCAATGCTTTTCCACGGGCTTGTGGCGTACCCAGCGGCAGTTTATAGACTTTAAGTTTATATACTTTTCCTGCGGTAGAGAAAAACAACATAGGCGTGTGGGTGTTGGCCACAATCACTTCGCTGGTTTCATCTTCATCGCGCATACTCATACCACTGCGGCCTTTGCCACCTCGGCGTTGGGCGCGATAGGTAGAAAGCGGCACACGTTTGATGTATCCGCCCACGGTAATCATCACCACCATATCTTCTTGCTGAATCAAGTCTTCCATATCGCGCTCGAATTCACTTTCAATGATTTCGGTGCGGCGTGGCACAGCAAATTTTTCGCGCATTTCCAGCAATTCGCTTTTCAGCAATGCCGTCAACACTTCACGCGATCCTAGAATTTCTAAATAGCGCTTAATATCAACTGAAAGCCCTTTTAACTCTTCATCAATTTTTTCGCGCTCTAAACCTGTTAAGCGTTGCAAGCGCAGCTCCAGAATTGCCCGTGCTTGTGCTTCGGTAAAGCGGATTTTGCCTTCGGTAATTTCGTTGCCCGAATCGTCTACCAAATCAAGTAATGCCTGCACATCGCCAGCTTTCCAGCTGCGGTGCATTAACTCTTCACGGGCTTCCACCGGATCTTTCGCAGCACGAATAACTTTGATGACTTCATCAATATTCGCTACGGCAATGGCCAGACCAATCAACACATGTGCGCGGTCGCGGGACTTATTGAGTAAATACAGTGTTCGGCGGCTGATTACTTCTTCGCGAAATGCGATAAATGCCTCGATAACGTCTTTCACATTCATCTGGCGTGGACGCCCATGATCAAGCGCCAGCATGTTCACACCAAAACTTGTTTGCAGTGGCGTATAAGCAAACAGCTGATTCAACACCACTTCCGGCATAGCATCGCGCTTAATTTCCACCACAACGCGCACACCGGATTTATCGGATTCATCGCGTAAATCCGAAATACCTTCAATTTTCTTATCGCGCACCAATTCTGCAATACGCTCAATCATCCGCGCCTTATTCACTTGATATGGCACCTCGGTAATAATAATTGCTTCTTTTTTATTGTTCAGCGTTTCAATTTCAGTTCTACCGCGCATTATCACCGATCCGCGTCCGGTATGCATGGCAGAATGCGCCCCTGTACGACCTAAAATTATGCCTCCGGTGGGAAAATCCGGCCCAGGGCATACGGTCATCATTTCTTCGATAGTGACGTCTTTATTTTCAATATACATGCAGCACGCATCGATAACCTCGCCGAGGTTATGGGGTGGGATATTGGTCGCCATACCTACTGCGATACCCCCTGCACCATTCACCAGCAGATTAGGGTATTGTGCAGGCAATACAACGGGCTCGCTTTCGGAGCCATCGTAGTTATCGACATAATTGACAGTATTTTTATCGATATCTTCCAATAGCGCATGGGCAGATTTTGCCATACGCGATTCGGTATAACGCATGGCCGCAGCCTTATCGCCATCCATGGAGCCAAAGTTACCCTGACCGTCAATCAGCGGCAAACTCATCGAGAAGCTTTGTGCCATACGCACCAGTGCATCATAAATAGCACTATCACCATGGGGGTGGTATTTACCCATCACGTCACCCACGATACGCGCCGATTTTTTATAGGGGCGGTTAAAGTCGCAGCCCAGCGCCATCATACCATACAAAATACGGCGGTGAACAGGCTTGAGCCCATCGCGCACATCAGGAATTGCGCGGCTGACAATTACGCTCATGGCATAATCGAGATAGCTGCGCTTCATTTCATCTTCAATGGCAACGGAGGGGCTTGGGGGAGTGAGATTGGTAGCGTCAGTCACAATACGCCTCTACAACATATAGTCATTAATAACAGCCTATTTTGTACCAAACAAGCCCCTTGAACACAATGTATTTCAGCGTTTTTGCGACATTTTTCTGTGGATAACTCTACTATACCCCTGAATATACCATATACGGTATTAATCTTGAAGCTGACGCTACATCTATCGGCGGGGCGAGTAAGCACAAAATGCATAATAGTTAATTTTTGGTTAATTGAACTTATATAATCTTTATAACTACCGCCAAACCCCATATATCTCCTTCACAGGCCTACTTGCATAATAGAAATGTTATTCAAGGAGAGCATTATGCAGGTTACAGCAATCAACGCGGCATTTACCGGAACACAGCGCAAGACGCAAAATTCGGCTTATGAAGACAGCAAAGAGCCACGCTCCACATTTTCTGCATTTTTAGAAGATGCCGAACAAGTTGGCGAAACAGAGCTGGATGCCGCGCTGGATCGCGCAATGACGCGCTTTAACGCCCCTGCATCCCAAGCGCCTGCAGCAGAACCTAACCGCGTTAAACCGCAAATCATAAATTTAGTAGCGTAATTTTCATTATTTAAAACGAGAAACGCCCCCTCTAAGAGTTTTGGCCGAAGCCAAAAAGAGGGGGCGTTCTCGATTGCGGTGCTGCAGTAGGACGTGCGTGAAGTTCAGTTCTAGTACACGTCGAACACGTCGTGAGGCAGCTTGAGGTCGCGGCGGAGGCGGTAGATCTGGTAATTGATCCGCTTGGGCATGTTGTGGATCGTGTCGTAGACGACGGCGACGCCGTAGACGAACGCGAAGCAGCCCTTGCCGATGATCTCCATTGCAAACACCAACCCTTTCAGGCCAGTAAAGCGAGTGGTATTTCCACACGCAGGGTGTACAGATGTGTAAAACAGCTACACTTTTAAATTACTTAAAAGAAAAATAATGTAATTATAATATCTGAGAAATATTACAGTTTTATGACATAAAAACGAGAAACGCCCCCTCTGAGAGTTTTGGCCGAAGCCAAAAAGAGGGGGCGTTCTCGATTGCAAATGTTGCGTGGCGTCATCTCATGTTCATGAATGTGTACGCAGCTGCGCCGATCAGAACGATGAGGATGAGAAAGACGAACGGAGCGAGTGTGCCGAGCAAGAGGATCCAGAAGCTGATGTAGTGCAAGACTACGATCGAGCTGAGGATGAACGTTGCGGCAGTCGCCCAGTAGATCAGTGGCGGGTTCGAGGAGCACATCACGAGTATCAGTAGAACCGACAGTGTGAGTACAACCGGGAACAAGCCAAGCACGCAAATCCACGGAGACAAAGCAAACACCAACCTTTCTAGGGTCAGTCGAGCGGGTGATGAATCACGGGCAGATAAAACAGGTGTGCAAAAACACAGCTAATACTTTTTAAAACAAAAAGAAAGTTAAGCTGTCATTATAATAGCGCTGTGTTACCGTTTTATGACGTTAGCGGCCGTATTTCGCAGTTAATTCTGTTTTTGCTATTCCGTGTTCATTCAGCATAAACCCAACCAGTGCAGGGCTGGCATCTTTTGGTGCTTTAAGCACTTCGGCATTCAATGCATGAACCGTTACAATATAACGATGCGGCTCATCTCCAACGGGCGGGCATGGCCCCCCATAGGCATGTTCGCTGTAGTCATTACGCACCTGCACCGCACCTTCTGGCAAACCAGTGCTGCTAGCTGCCATTTCCAACGAGGTCACATTGGCGGGAATATTATACACTACCCAGTGCCACCAACCGCTTCCGGTGGGTGCATCGGGATCATAAATAGTGACAGCATAACTTTTAGTTTCGATGGGAGCGCCGTGCCATGAAAGCGCCGGAGAAATATTTTCACCTTCGCAGCCAAATCCATTAAACAAATGTAATGCCGCAATCGGCTCATCTGCATTGTAATCCGGACTACTGACTTTAAAAGGATTCTCTTCTTCTATTCCCACCGCTGAGGTTACTTTTTCCGTAGCGGCAACCATCTTACTTTTTGCAACATCAGTGGCAGCGCTTACTTTTTCTTTTATCACTTCTATAGTGGTTTCTTTTTCCGCTGCGTTTGCACCTGAAACACACGACAGCATTAACGCAGTAGCTATAAGTTTTTTCATGGTTTTTCCCTTATTATTGTCCTTGTTTACCCAATAGCCGC carries:
- the gyrA gene encoding DNA gyrase subunit A produces the protein MTDATNLTPPSPSVAIEDEMKRSYLDYAMSVIVSRAIPDVRDGLKPVHRRILYGMMALGCDFNRPYKKSARIVGDVMGKYHPHGDSAIYDALVRMAQSFSMSLPLIDGQGNFGSMDGDKAAAMRYTESRMAKSAHALLEDIDKNTVNYVDNYDGSESEPVVLPAQYPNLLVNGAGGIAVGMATNIPPHNLGEVIDACCMYIENKDVTIEEMMTVCPGPDFPTGGIILGRTGAHSAMHTGRGSVIMRGRTEIETLNNKKEAIIITEVPYQVNKARMIERIAELVRDKKIEGISDLRDESDKSGVRVVVEIKRDAMPEVVLNQLFAYTPLQTSFGVNMLALDHGRPRQMNVKDVIEAFIAFREEVISRRTLYLLNKSRDRAHVLIGLAIAVANIDEVIKVIRAAKDPVEAREELMHRSWKAGDVQALLDLVDDSGNEITEGKIRFTEAQARAILELRLQRLTGLEREKIDEELKGLSVDIKRYLEILGSREVLTALLKSELLEMREKFAVPRRTEIIESEFERDMEDLIQQEDMVVMITVGGYIKRVPLSTYRAQRRGGKGRSGMSMRDEDETSEVIVANTHTPMLFFSTAGKVYKLKVYKLPLGTPQARGKALVNIFPLEDGETIHNFMPLPEDEALWDDMHIMFATQKGNVRRNDLSDFHNVMSNGKIAMRLDEDDKLIDVFPCHDHQHVLLAAKSGKCIRFPATGVRVFKSRTSDGVRGMRLTEGDEIVSMSILDGNEISMEERDAYLKYAAAKRRAFGEEGDVPDDVATDTIALSQERLDELEANEQFILTITENGYGKRSSAYEYRITNRGGSGVVNIVTSKRNGGVIQSFPVEQEDQIMLMTDKAKLIRTPVHDIRIAGRNTQGVTIFKISKDEHVMSVSHIAGSMLEGDMLDDEEENAPEGTIATIVEAVGEVVGELMADESDAPQPDADSDMPSDDEK
- a CDS encoding YbhB/YbcL family Raf kinase inhibitor-like protein, with the translated sequence MKKLIATALMLSCVSGANAAEKETTIEVIKEKVSAATDVAKSKMVAATEKVTSAVGIEEENPFKVSSPDYNADEPIAALHLFNGFGCEGENISPALSWHGAPIETKSYAVTIYDPDAPTGSGWWHWVVYNIPANVTSLEMAASSTGLPEGAVQVRNDYSEHAYGGPCPPVGDEPHRYIVTVHALNAEVLKAPKDASPALVGFMLNEHGIAKTELTAKYGR